The genome window CTGAACTTGGCACTCCTCAGTTTTGAATAGGTTCAATCACTATTACAATCATAACTCAGGACTCATAACTCAGAACGTTTAGATATAAATTATCATGGATAATTAGCACCAAAGTAAAATCTGTCAACTACAGCATCATTACAACAACTAATGCAGTCAGAAGCTGCATGTTAAAATTCACAAGCCGACCCCCGAATCGTCCAATTCTTCATTTTTCGGTCGAAACCGCCCAATTCCGGAGCCCTAAATATCACCTAAAACCAGAACATTGTCCTAAATTAGCTTTACCGGTTCACCACTGAACACAAAATTGACCAACTACCTTATATACAGCAGCCTAAAAGAACCACCTGGCAGAATACATACGCCTTCGACTCAAGACAAGATCGAATCTACTGTGGATGGCTATTATTTGTTTGAGGAACCTGAGTGCTCCCGTTTGCAATCAATGTCTGTTGGGCGGCAACAAGATGTGGTGGAGCGGACAGATTTGACGGAGGTCTTGGAGCAGCTGGAGTTGGTTGGGTTGGCTGAATTATGAACTGGTTAAGAGCAGCAGAGTAAGCACGGCCCGACAGGCTTCCACGCATCCGACCTGTTGGTCGCCAGTTCTCCCCAGATGACAAATCTGGTGATCCATCAGCCCCTGAAACTGCTTGCACCGTTCCCACTATGTTTCTGCCCTGCTCCATTGCTGCGGACCTAAAACCTTCAGCATTTGCCGCCAAAATTGGCCTGTTTCTCGGGGATTGATTTTGATCTGGCGTTGATGGAGACTGCCTGGACATCATAGCAGCTAGCTGCTGCTGAGCAATCATGAACCTTTGTTGGTTGTTTAAAGAACTTGATGTTTGACCAGTCCCAACTCGTACACTTCCTTGCTGGATTTGAGCCCGTGAGAGATGTGAAGATGATCCATTGGCGCTTGAAAACGGACCCACAGTCTGGGGAGTCCTTGGATTAAGAGCTTGCTGCAGATGTGCATTTTGGAACTCCATAAGGCCAACAGATGTCCGATTAGCACTCTGCATTTGACTTGGAGCTGGAAGGCCAACAACCTGTTGGGCAGATTGGCCATGACAATCCCAGTTCTGTAAGATTAATGAAATGCAACTCATTAGCTTGACAAAATGGACATCAAGAAAATATCCTTTAGATTGGAATTCCGTAAATTAGCACACGAAAAAAGTCCCTACAATGCTTTGACCAACAACCAATCAATCTGACAAGTGTTCATTAAAAATCAGGAGTTTGAGGTTCAGGGTTCCCAACTTGCATTTATACTGGTCGCCACCAGCACGACAAACTGGACATCAAGAAAAGTGGAAGGACTAACCTGTGTTGTTTGTGAGGGAGGTTGCATTGAGTGAGGAGCGACATTTGACACTTGAGGTGGATTCATTCGGGCCCTAGAAAAATGTTGCTGCCTTTCCATATCACTACATACTGCATTGACACCATTTGCTGTAGGTGTGACAGATTGGCCAACCTGTGAAAGAAGAGAGGCACTAGGGGGAGTATTTAAACTAGTTCTTGATCTTTGCTGCAATCCTGGCGTCTGGGCGGGAAGGGCCTGAACTGCTGTTGGTGTCCTGGGTAATACTATGTTCGCAAATCTCCCATACTCACTGCTAACAGTAGCATTTGAACTTGGCTGTTGTAACTGCAAATTATTGGAAGAAGAATATTGAGTAAGCATTGCAGATGCCACAGGATTAGTGTTCACATGGCTCTCAGTTCCTCGATCAAGCACATGAGAAATAGCATCAGTCAACACAGGCGGCTGTAAATAATTTGCAGGACCAGAGTGCAGGATACCACCATCCATTTGGGTGTCTGACCTTATACTGGAGGTCAACGAGCCATTAGGAAAGTAAATGCCAGACCAAAAGCCATCCTCTAGATGAGCAGGAACAGTTTGATTAACCCCGTTTGTGTTGCAAAGAGGCTTCACGTCTTCGGTCTCACAGGCACTCACAGTGTCCATCTCAGTATCATCCTCGGTAAGATCCAAAACAATAGGAAATGCAGATGAGATACAGGTAGATTCTTCCTGTTCAGACGTTTCTCTTTGAAGGGTCTTATCATGTGCCTGACCTAAGTCCTCACCATTCTCCAGTACAGCTTTCCATGATCCATCCATAGAGATTATCACTTCAGCGACGTTCTTTCCTACCTCTCTCAGGACCTACGGGAGAAAGTCAACTGATTTTACAATATTGGGTAAAAACATAACACAAACAGATATGGaagaatgaaaaataaataactacTTGCCTTAACCATATTTTGATCCACGCGAAGGTCCAAATAGCAGACATACTGATTACAGTGGGGGCAGCGCCAAGAAGGTCGTCTTAAATTTATATTGACATAATTACTGAAGTCGAAACACTATAGCTCATATAAGTCACAGAAAATTATATTAGAAGACTGTATTGACTActattaaaagaaaatataactCCATGTGCAATGACAGAATAACATCAAATTTCATCGACTACCCAAAGCTCAACAGAATTTGAATTTCAAGTTCAAGAAAAAGTAACACTGAATTACAAAGAAAACTATTTATCTATCACCTTGTTTGGTATATTTTGTAAAAGAgaagataaaagaaaagaagaaaggaagtAGAAAATCATGATATTTTCCTCTGTTaggtttaaacaaaaaaaaaaaaaaatactcaggATTAAAGGACAACAAATCTAGCTCCTAATTCTCAACTTCCCCTTCAAACCTCAACTACTATAGAACATTTTGGTGGGACATAGAACAAACTTTCACTCAGCCTTTTCTATCTTCCTTACAACCCCCATAGCATAAAAGTCATAGtactattttaaaaatatcaatttgAACCTGAACTCATAAGAAATATCTCCAACATATAAACCTGAAACCATGTCACCTCAAAACAGCACATCATATAATGCAGGTGGAcaagttggaaaaaaaaaaataaataaaaaaacctaaggtctcataaaaatcaatcatgcatgcaaaatgcatacaaatcgaGGAACAATTTTACAAGTCTCAAAAGCTTGTTACCTAACGATTATGCAGGAACTTGTAAACAAATATTTAAAACCAAGGGCATCAACAGGAGAAAAAGATGCATGGAGCACTCACCTGAAGATGTTTGCAAAAATGTCCTTTGACAGGAGTTTTTATACGTGTATAACTGTTTTGCagataaaaacaaaagtaaCAATCAGCATCATAACAATGAAGTTTCTCACAGAAGGATTAGTAAACTTCACATTTTTTGTCCATTTAACATAAAGaaataaacaaccaaaaaatAGACAAGATATGAAACACACTTCAACCCAATAACAAATTTATTCACCAAAAGTAGGATGCATGACCAAAATGCTATTTTAATTGttgaaatcaaaacttaaacaaGCATAGAAGCAGCTGGCCTAACTGatgaaaaaccaaaaacataagaaaattaGAATAAATGTTGTTTCACTCTTTCAgccaaaaaccaaaaaggttTCGTCAATCAGAAGTTCAGAATATATGGAGTAGAAAGATCACATTAATAGGCATCAACATTTAACCTCCGATATCTTCATATGAAATTAACTCAGCCTCTCCAGATCAGATTGATAAAACATAAGCAGATATACCACAAAGTTTTTAGCATTGACATTTCTACTTAAGGTAAATTCTGATAACACAGTTCAGGTCAAATATCCAAGGAATACCCATTTCCAaagtaaaagattaaaaatacaagaaataagataagaaaaatatagcAACACTAAATTTACAAGCAACGAATGTCAAGGCATACCTTATGGGACAATTGAGAGAAATCCTTGATGGCCCCTCTATTATATCAGGATCTAATGATTAAACGAAGACAATTACCCCTTTAATCATACTATAGCATTGTAAAAAGCTTAATGCTTTGCAGAAGTCCTGatttatatatctatatatatagtaaatattgaaaatatgaTCAAGTGTCTTTTGACGTTTCCCATGAAGAATACCTGAATCTGAAGGAGAGACAGTGGGCTGAGTATAATCTTTCAGTGCTGGAGTCTCAGGTGATGGCGTGAGGCTCATAAAGGCAACCACTATGATATAGTTACCTAAAAATAGTTACAGAGCTGGATGAATATGGTACAAGAAAACTACAATAACTAGACAGTGAAGACTTGCATCCAAGCTTACCATTGAACTGACCCACAGCTTGCAGAAGATTTGATCCAAACTTAAGCATTCCGGTCACTATTGAAGGCACCTGAGGTCCAGTATCCTGAAAAAGAAAGTGAAAGGCACAGGCTATTACGAAATGAATACTATGTTACAATCCAAATTCTTTCACATTTAATTATTGAGTAAGCGGAACCACACAAACCATTGTAACGTTAATCCTTCTATCTACTCCCTTTCCATTTAGCAGAAAGCTACAGAagtaataaaagaaaaaaaaacaatgttacACAACAAAATAGGAACACCTCCAACTAAACTAAAAGGATGAGAGAAAAATGAGTCATACTTCACTTGCGGCGGACTTATAATACAGGCAGATGTCTCTAAATTATCTGTTTGTGCTACAAATAATCGCTTGAGGCAAACAGAAAGAGTGAGATCCAGAACAACTTCTCCAAATCATAATTCCATGTATTAAAGGAAAACAGTGTAAAGTAAACATTTAGAACAAGGAGAGAAACCACCACAATTATATAACCAAATAATAAAAGCTATGGTGACATAAATTATATGTATAGTTATTCTGTAATAAGCTAAATAACAACATACTTCTTAGATAGACATGGATAACTAGGATGCACTGAGGATGAGATCAGCCGTCCATATCAAATCTAACAACTGCTAAGACCTAAATTAAGGACTTGTGCTGCTAAATGTTGTTAGATCAGACATGGAATATGAAGATGCATCTCACTCAATACTATGTAAGATGGGGAATAAGCATCTAGAAGGAGACATAAGCCTCCATTAGACCAGATATGACCAATCACTTCGTGTATAATGTGTTTGCTTGTGTACGATGTATGACCACAGATGTTAGAATTGCATACATGTAAAAAAAACTACAAGACTCAAGTACTTACAAACACTCCaacattgaaactaaaatgGCATCTAACTTTAGAAGATGCTTACAATTTTTTCTTGCGGAGAATACTGTGTAGTCTTCGAAATATGGAAATCAAGCACATGTGCCCCATATCCAGGCTACAACACAATCAAACATACATCAAAACGAACGCAAAAAAAAGGATATCTACaaagaaaaaagttgaaaaagggAATGAAGAGCCACCTGGACTTCGAGAGAGGCAAGTATATGGCCCATCTTCATCATTGGATAATACCTGCACCACAAACACAAGGAGATCTTTCAAAAGTGTAAAATTTGTACCCTCAGCAGAAGACATGGTTGATACTTCATAAAGCATGATTATTAGGATGAGCAAAGAAAGAATATTTTGAATCTTGGAGCTAAAGAAGTATTTAAACATCAACGAGAATCACAACAGAAGATGGCTAGAATGTGGGAAAAGATAGCATTTAAATgcttatatatatgcatatacatgTCAAAAAAGCCAGGCCACATGTCATCCTATCCTTTCATTAATAAAACTTTCTACCTATTCTTAGTTAAACTCTAATTTCCAAATTCTAATATGGCATGGTGCGGGATCATTAGGTTGAGATGATATCATTTAAAAGGAAACAGCAAATAAAACTTATATCATATTTGTGTATACACAAATATGTTGTAACAagcacaaaattaaagcacgATACAAGTTTCCACCTTTCCATTATTGTGTCTATTACAGAAAGAGAACAGCTAGCTCCAGTTTTAACATCCCCCAAGCTGCAGAAGCTACTCCCTATCTATAATTGCATAAGAAAATCATCAGCAACATTTACatgaaacaaataataataataataacaataataataatcaaattaaCAGAAAACCTCATTAGCTAGAGAAAAAAGTTCTTCAGTCTCCTTATCCGAAAACCATCCTGCCCTACAAGCATTCTACCAAGTAAAACAAAGTCAGCTCG of Malus sylvestris chromosome 6, drMalSylv7.2, whole genome shotgun sequence contains these proteins:
- the LOC126625289 gene encoding E4 SUMO-protein ligase PIAL2-like — its product is MSGTTLTPQAVSNLISLNVGGVGQQHISASLVNSYRVAAVAERLEAHVKSGYRGEAMEFFNLCLSLSRGIDYAVANNEVPAIAQDLSGLLKQICQRKSDKVLEAAIMVLMISVKNACRAGWFSDKETEELFSLANEIGSSFCSLGDVKTGASCSLSVIDTIMERYYPMMKMGHILASLEVQPGYGAHVLDFHISKTTQYSPQEKIRLFVAQTDNLETSACIISPPQVNFLLNGKGVDRRINVTMDTGPQVPSIVTGMLKFGSNLLQAVGQFNGNYIIVVAFMSLTPSPETPALKDYTQPTVSPSDSDPDIIEGPSRISLNCPISYTRIKTPVKGHFCKHLQCFDFSNYVNINLRRPSWRCPHCNQYVCYLDLRVDQNMVKVLREVGKNVAEVIISMDGSWKAVLENGEDLGQAHDKTLQRETSEQEESTCISSAFPIVLDLTEDDTEMDTVSACETEDVKPLCNTNGVNQTVPAHLEDGFWSGIYFPNGSLTSSIRSDTQMDGGILHSGPANYLQPPVLTDAISHVLDRGTESHVNTNPVASAMLTQYSSSNNLQLQQPSSNATVSSEYGRFANIVLPRTPTAVQALPAQTPGLQQRSRTSLNTPPSASLLSQVGQSVTPTANGVNAVCSDMERQQHFSRARMNPPQVSNVAPHSMQPPSQTTQNWDCHGQSAQQVVGLPAPSQMQSANRTSVGLMEFQNAHLQQALNPRTPQTVGPFSSANGSSSHLSRAQIQQGSVRVGTGQTSSSLNNQQRFMIAQQQLAAMMSRQSPSTPDQNQSPRNRPILAANAEGFRSAAMEQGRNIVGTVQAVSGADGSPDLSSGENWRPTGRMRGSLSGRAYSAALNQFIIQPTQPTPAAPRPPSNLSAPPHLVAAQQTLIANGSTQVPQTNNSHPQ